A window from Victivallis lenta encodes these proteins:
- a CDS encoding fibronectin type III domain-containing protein, translating into MNDGKETGDIQIVTGGSTVYDTFVTGTLIIEDGGRAYRSDVAGGGKLIIESGGVAAGFTVADSDSVSYDFHAEVDGRGENNVHIVSAPESAFNYEITVRQDVLDGCIAFQCKVADGAVQEIADGGEASYTLVREGGLQLVRGGARANVTTVEGQLELESGAVSNYAVVKRAGEMVARSGSIVNNVTVNAGGLLKLEDGAVLGGITWAGGRIEAAADVNAHTLVLGLVTSGEENDTISPDDIPLPLLNDLTFFRNTDLRVAVAFDEDAEDRQPEGEYKLAGNAAGFTGSITVTSGNYPDVFTTLSVGDSYSNTGLTLTLSVNAADELILTVGSCTEDTAPPDPVRAVSSMVYDSSSVMIRWEDGTDDIGVTRYELRYVREGASKEKTVKSAEPHCLLDNLAPGSYSYQVRAIDATGKTGEWSEERKFLVAPDSDDDAPEGPVLSTPLWGHDYLPELYTSPQPVQPNDVSGSYFADAEKLNELQDQLYCWAGTTANLLTWSGWAANSPLAFADEDETLEYFIDYWKNEGGQDRDAFSWFVNGTGDSGDIIVPAEGGNLFPTLDAGEYQFTVTADEAEGDFAVLLLSSFNAGYGVGLSIYSDAGMAHAITGWGYEVVGNDIYLYYSDSDSDYWDGSFDRREAPNRLSKTKFTFNRKDGRFYLEDYQVSDAYLGEFTAIRQFDKIFLGENETFDDARQLEFSDGQTVRAGNIDGREDDDYYVFSTQFTGEIDIRVAMNCPAEFLSGITVSLFDAAKNLIWQAAEAALEQVYSFIAAANLNYYLKVEGDAFTADNTALPLELNTYRVEVTENAEGELHRQAGTSDADDTWQQVAGSASFSTEIPGGRPEVPAGNLFSIPLSSAGGEETVETSNWVGKADRIDLRELRLEQAGSYDFAVSGVSEKLKLTVYRLKNGKLKKVKSVSVTAKTKEEKRGLFGLNLEAGECYVAVESSSRNGTFYDVSFEGEVFVNAERGDDTWALAAGDPDYTVSTVKYDSAFMILNPYSLFNTNWVGFGDTADYRALELLDSGSYNFTVSQLAGKATGKFTLWKLRDDGKLKKMFTVNAGSKKPAVKSNVLLESGSYVIAFESKNWKSGHNTDYTVMLDGTAFGQANRREDNDWQHATAVTEGEAVREEWVGFSDLKDYFRFEVAADSECSLLLSGATGKDAKITLYRRKTDKNGNEKNPVRIASQRTADGLAGIDEFLSAGIYYFSVEAQGGAKKSGTNYDIDLTLNRREQTGMLA; encoded by the coding sequence ATGAACGACGGAAAAGAAACGGGCGATATCCAGATTGTCACCGGCGGCAGTACCGTGTACGACACTTTCGTGACCGGTACCCTGATCATCGAGGACGGCGGAAGGGCATACCGCTCCGACGTCGCCGGCGGCGGCAAGCTGATCATCGAATCCGGCGGCGTCGCGGCAGGCTTCACCGTCGCGGACAGCGACTCCGTCAGCTACGATTTCCACGCCGAAGTCGACGGCCGGGGGGAAAACAATGTGCATATCGTTTCCGCGCCGGAGAGCGCGTTCAACTATGAGATCACCGTCCGGCAGGATGTTCTCGACGGCTGCATCGCCTTTCAATGCAAGGTGGCGGACGGCGCCGTGCAGGAGATCGCCGACGGCGGCGAAGCCAGCTATACGCTCGTCCGCGAAGGCGGGCTTCAGCTTGTTCGCGGCGGCGCCCGCGCCAACGTCACCACGGTCGAGGGACAACTTGAGCTTGAATCCGGCGCCGTGTCGAACTATGCGGTCGTGAAACGCGCGGGCGAGATGGTCGCGCGTTCCGGCTCCATCGTCAACAACGTCACCGTGAATGCGGGCGGTCTGCTGAAACTCGAGGACGGCGCAGTACTCGGCGGCATCACCTGGGCAGGCGGGCGCATCGAGGCGGCCGCCGACGTGAATGCCCATACGCTGGTGCTCGGACTCGTGACGTCCGGCGAGGAGAACGACACGATCTCCCCGGATGACATCCCGCTCCCGCTGCTGAACGACCTCACATTCTTCCGCAATACCGACCTGCGCGTCGCGGTCGCCTTCGATGAGGATGCAGAAGACCGGCAGCCGGAAGGGGAATACAAACTCGCGGGCAACGCGGCAGGCTTCACCGGCTCGATCACAGTCACTTCGGGCAACTATCCCGATGTTTTCACCACACTCTCCGTCGGGGATTCCTATTCGAATACCGGGCTCACGCTCACGCTCTCGGTCAACGCGGCCGACGAACTGATCCTGACCGTCGGAAGCTGCACGGAGGACACTGCGCCGCCGGACCCGGTGCGCGCCGTCTCAAGCATGGTTTACGACAGCAGCTCCGTCATGATCCGCTGGGAGGACGGCACCGACGACATCGGCGTGACCCGCTACGAACTGCGCTACGTCCGCGAAGGCGCCTCGAAGGAGAAAACCGTGAAATCCGCGGAACCGCACTGCCTGCTCGACAATCTCGCTCCGGGCAGCTACAGCTATCAGGTCCGCGCCATCGACGCGACCGGGAAAACCGGCGAGTGGAGCGAAGAGAGGAAATTCCTCGTTGCTCCCGACAGCGACGACGACGCGCCGGAGGGCCCCGTGCTCTCCACCCCCCTCTGGGGGCACGATTATCTCCCCGAACTCTACACGTCCCCGCAGCCGGTGCAGCCGAACGACGTCAGCGGCAGTTACTTCGCCGACGCGGAGAAACTCAACGAGCTTCAGGATCAGCTTTACTGCTGGGCCGGAACGACCGCGAATCTGCTGACCTGGAGCGGCTGGGCGGCAAATTCGCCGCTTGCATTCGCCGACGAAGACGAAACGCTCGAATACTTCATCGATTACTGGAAGAACGAGGGCGGCCAGGACCGGGATGCCTTCTCCTGGTTCGTGAACGGCACCGGCGACAGCGGAGACATCATCGTTCCGGCCGAAGGAGGAAATCTGTTCCCGACGCTCGACGCCGGGGAGTACCAGTTCACGGTCACGGCGGACGAAGCGGAGGGCGACTTCGCAGTCCTGCTGCTCTCGAGTTTCAACGCCGGTTACGGGGTCGGGCTGTCAATCTATTCGGATGCGGGAATGGCCCATGCAATCACCGGCTGGGGCTACGAAGTCGTCGGAAACGACATCTACCTCTACTACTCCGACTCCGACAGCGACTATTGGGACGGCAGCTTCGACCGGCGCGAGGCCCCGAACCGCCTCTCGAAAACGAAATTCACCTTCAACAGGAAAGACGGCCGCTTCTATCTTGAGGACTACCAGGTTTCGGATGCCTATCTCGGCGAATTCACGGCAATCAGGCAGTTCGACAAGATTTTCCTCGGCGAAAACGAGACGTTCGACGACGCCCGGCAGCTCGAGTTCTCCGACGGACAAACCGTGCGGGCCGGAAACATCGACGGCAGGGAGGATGACGATTATTACGTTTTCTCGACGCAGTTCACGGGGGAGATCGACATCCGGGTCGCGATGAACTGCCCGGCGGAGTTCCTCTCCGGCATCACCGTCTCCCTGTTCGATGCGGCGAAAAACCTGATCTGGCAGGCGGCGGAGGCCGCGCTCGAGCAGGTTTACAGCTTTATCGCGGCGGCGAATTTGAATTATTACCTGAAAGTGGAAGGCGATGCATTCACCGCCGACAATACCGCCCTGCCGCTTGAACTCAACACCTACCGCGTCGAAGTGACGGAAAACGCCGAAGGGGAGCTTCACCGGCAGGCCGGCACATCGGATGCGGACGACACCTGGCAGCAGGTCGCCGGCAGCGCATCATTCTCGACGGAGATTCCGGGCGGCCGGCCCGAAGTACCGGCCGGAAATCTCTTCTCGATCCCGCTCAGTTCCGCGGGCGGCGAAGAGACGGTCGAAACCTCCAACTGGGTCGGCAAAGCGGACCGGATCGACCTGCGCGAGCTCAGGCTCGAACAGGCCGGCAGTTATGATTTCGCCGTTTCCGGGGTCTCTGAGAAGTTGAAACTGACCGTCTACCGTCTCAAGAACGGAAAGCTCAAAAAGGTCAAGAGCGTCTCCGTCACGGCGAAGACGAAGGAGGAGAAGCGCGGTCTCTTCGGACTCAACCTCGAGGCCGGAGAGTGCTATGTCGCAGTCGAATCCTCCTCCAGAAACGGAACCTTCTACGACGTTTCATTCGAAGGCGAAGTGTTCGTGAACGCCGAACGCGGCGACGACACCTGGGCGCTGGCGGCGGGGGACCCGGATTATACGGTTTCGACCGTAAAGTACGACAGCGCCTTCATGATCCTCAATCCGTACTCGCTTTTCAACACCAACTGGGTCGGCTTCGGCGACACGGCGGACTACCGCGCGCTCGAACTCCTGGATTCCGGCAGCTACAACTTCACTGTCTCGCAGCTGGCGGGAAAAGCAACCGGAAAATTCACACTCTGGAAGCTGCGCGACGATGGAAAACTCAAGAAGATGTTCACCGTCAACGCCGGCTCGAAAAAACCGGCCGTCAAAAGCAATGTCCTGCTCGAAAGCGGCAGCTATGTCATCGCCTTCGAGTCGAAGAACTGGAAGTCCGGACACAATACGGACTACACCGTCATGCTCGACGGAACGGCCTTCGGGCAGGCGAACCGGCGCGAGGACAACGACTGGCAGCACGCGACCGCCGTAACCGAAGGCGAAGCCGTGCGCGAGGAATGGGTCGGTTTCAGCGATCTCAAGGATTATTTCCGCTTCGAGGTCGCCGCCGATTCGGAGTGTTCGCTCCTGCTCTCCGGCGCGACCGGCAAAGATGCGAAGATCACCCTCTACCGCCGGAAAACCGACAAAAACGGGAACGAGAAAAATCCGGTCCGGATCGCCTCGCAGCGGACCGCCGACGGCCTCGCCGGAATCGATGAATTCCTGAGCGCCGGCATCTACTACTTTTCGGTCGAAGCACAGGGCGGCGCGAAAAAGAGCGGAACGAACTACGACATCGACCTGACGCTGAACCGGAGGGAACAAACAGGCATGCTCGCCTGA
- a CDS encoding mechanosensitive ion channel gives MDGNPQSFAEFWQNIWQMLVDINILRLVWALLVLIVGWLVAWLLANLAGKALQRFGLDRRLEQSFPGGKASASALKIEKVVTRIVFYTILLLTVLACLTSLNLSDAAAPVREFVNRIVGYGANLIAAGLLVFIAWIAATVLEYLSVSAMTALRIDEKFKAAKPAEAEAEAAAPQKKPAKTYSELAGSVIYWVVFLFFVPAILRALNISGITTPLENMLNKLLDFVPNLIAAAAILVVGLFIAGIIRKAVAGLLFLSRLDELGRKTGGRNIFGEKGISYLAGLVAYVLVAIPVVISALNALQIEALTNSVSRFFDMILNATGNVIGAGVLILAAFIVGGVAAGIVAQLFEGFGFDRLVAALGFAPKSDKAVKPSAVVGKLTFAAIMLFAAMSGCELLGFTELAALLAAFLVFGGNIIVGIVVMMVGIFLANLAANALKGKGESSEFLATAVRVAVLIFTGAIALSTLNLNGRIVEIAFALLLGAICVAAALAFGLGGREFAAKKLEEWDKKLTKK, from the coding sequence ATGGACGGTAACCCTCAATCGTTTGCAGAGTTCTGGCAGAATATCTGGCAGATGCTGGTGGACATCAATATCCTGCGGCTGGTCTGGGCGCTTCTGGTCCTGATCGTCGGCTGGCTGGTCGCATGGCTGCTGGCGAATCTGGCCGGGAAGGCGCTGCAGCGCTTCGGGCTCGACCGGCGCCTGGAGCAGAGCTTTCCGGGCGGGAAGGCGTCCGCCTCCGCGCTGAAGATCGAAAAGGTCGTGACCCGGATCGTTTTCTACACCATTTTACTGCTGACCGTGCTGGCCTGCCTGACGTCGCTGAATCTTTCGGATGCGGCCGCGCCGGTTCGTGAATTCGTAAACCGCATCGTCGGCTACGGGGCGAACCTGATCGCGGCCGGGCTGCTGGTTTTCATCGCCTGGATTGCGGCCACCGTGCTCGAATATCTCTCGGTCTCCGCCATGACGGCGCTCAGAATCGATGAGAAATTCAAGGCGGCGAAGCCCGCGGAAGCCGAGGCGGAAGCCGCCGCGCCGCAGAAGAAGCCCGCAAAGACGTACAGCGAGCTCGCCGGCAGCGTGATCTACTGGGTCGTGTTTCTCTTCTTCGTCCCGGCCATTTTGCGTGCGCTCAACATCAGCGGAATCACGACGCCGCTTGAGAACATGCTCAACAAACTGCTCGACTTCGTGCCGAACCTGATTGCTGCGGCTGCGATTCTCGTGGTCGGGCTGTTCATCGCCGGAATCATCCGCAAGGCGGTCGCCGGGCTGCTTTTCCTCTCCCGGCTCGACGAGCTCGGCAGAAAGACCGGCGGCAGGAACATCTTCGGCGAGAAGGGCATCTCGTATCTGGCCGGGCTGGTCGCCTATGTGCTGGTGGCGATTCCGGTTGTGATTTCGGCGCTGAACGCGCTGCAGATCGAGGCGCTGACCAATTCGGTCTCCCGCTTTTTCGACATGATCCTGAATGCGACCGGCAATGTGATCGGCGCGGGTGTGCTGATTCTGGCCGCCTTCATCGTCGGCGGCGTGGCGGCCGGGATCGTCGCGCAGCTGTTCGAGGGCTTCGGCTTCGACCGGCTGGTTGCGGCACTCGGTTTCGCGCCGAAGAGCGACAAGGCGGTCAAACCGTCCGCCGTGGTCGGCAAGCTGACGTTTGCGGCGATCATGCTGTTCGCGGCGATGTCGGGTTGTGAACTGCTCGGCTTTACGGAGCTTGCGGCACTGCTCGCGGCCTTCCTGGTTTTCGGCGGGAACATCATCGTCGGCATCGTGGTCATGATGGTCGGCATTTTCCTTGCGAACCTTGCGGCGAATGCGCTGAAGGGGAAGGGGGAGAGCTCCGAATTTCTCGCTACGGCGGTCCGGGTGGCGGTGCTGATCTTCACCGGCGCGATCGCGCTTTCGACCCTGAACCTGAACGGCCGGATCGTTGAAATCGCGTTCGCGCTGCTGCTCGGCGCGATCTGCGTTGCGGCGGCGCTCGCTTTCGGTCTCGGCGGCCGGGAGTTCGCGGCCAAGAAGCTGGAAGAGTGGGATAAGAAGCTCACGAAGAAATAA
- a CDS encoding radical SAM protein, with protein sequence MTPHYVEPLFRPPAEAGSLIFQVAYGCPHNGCRFCGMYKGVPYRLRTEEELAAEIRRAGVAYPRVRRIFLADGDVMAIGFDRVHRILAELGAAFPFLSRVSSYANGSSIARYRESELEALRGLKLHTLYVGLETGMQQLLDRVGKTERVAEMVESVRRVQLCGLRASVMVLLGLGGRRYGAEHAARTAEALNAMQPRLLSALRFVPVLGSPYPEFELLSERETAAELLAMVEGLSLERTVFRANHNSNPLPLEARFPAGREALILELKNALASGRLDASGPGILPAEL encoded by the coding sequence ATGACGCCGCACTATGTGGAGCCGCTGTTCCGTCCGCCCGCCGAGGCGGGGAGCCTGATCTTTCAGGTTGCATATGGCTGCCCGCACAACGGCTGCCGCTTCTGCGGCATGTACAAGGGCGTGCCGTATCGCCTGCGGACGGAAGAGGAACTGGCGGCTGAAATTCGCCGGGCCGGGGTGGCGTATCCCCGCGTCCGCCGGATTTTTCTGGCCGACGGCGATGTCATGGCGATCGGGTTCGACCGTGTTCACCGGATTCTTGCGGAGCTCGGGGCGGCGTTCCCGTTTCTCTCGCGCGTAAGCAGTTATGCGAACGGCAGCTCGATCGCACGTTACCGGGAGTCCGAGCTCGAAGCGCTGCGGGGCCTGAAGCTCCACACCCTTTATGTCGGGCTCGAAACCGGCATGCAGCAGCTGCTTGACCGGGTCGGCAAGACCGAACGGGTAGCGGAGATGGTCGAATCGGTCCGCCGGGTGCAGTTGTGCGGACTCCGCGCCTCGGTCATGGTCCTGCTCGGACTCGGCGGGCGGCGGTACGGCGCGGAACATGCGGCACGGACGGCGGAGGCGTTGAACGCCATGCAGCCGCGGCTGCTTTCGGCGTTGCGGTTTGTACCGGTGCTCGGGAGTCCGTATCCGGAATTCGAGCTGCTGTCGGAACGGGAGACGGCGGCCGAACTGCTGGCGATGGTCGAAGGGCTGTCGCTCGAAAGGACGGTGTTCCGGGCGAACCACAATTCGAATCCGCTGCCGCTTGAAGCGCGTTTCCCGGCCGGGCGCGAGGCACTGATCCTCGAATTGAAAAATGCGCTCGCCTCCGGGCGGCTCGATGCTTCCGGACCGGGAATTCTGCCTGCCGAATTGTAG
- a CDS encoding TerB family tellurite resistance protein, whose product MFEGKEFDDMSWMGALTGGAIGGMFGGPAGAVLGAVIGHLVTKETAAGAAVSDSDRKQAVFVVSMFSCLAKFAKADGVVSPEEDEYIRRFIDTHFAPTERDAVRRIFESARSNSVSYRYYVDRMAEAAADRSLLQQFLGVLCELAMADGNLDAAEKEMLRYAETRFGFTGYTEAFFGRSGAAASGGSLTAYYEVLGCTASATDQELKSAWRKKCADFHPDKIQAKGLPPEFIEFAKNEMQRINRAYDELRKARGFK is encoded by the coding sequence ATGTTCGAAGGAAAGGAATTTGACGATATGAGCTGGATGGGGGCTTTGACCGGCGGCGCGATCGGCGGCATGTTCGGAGGACCGGCCGGCGCTGTGCTCGGCGCGGTGATCGGTCACCTGGTGACGAAGGAAACGGCTGCCGGTGCCGCGGTCAGCGATAGTGACCGGAAGCAGGCGGTCTTCGTCGTGTCGATGTTCTCGTGTCTGGCGAAGTTCGCGAAGGCGGACGGCGTCGTCAGCCCCGAAGAAGACGAGTATATCCGCCGCTTCATCGATACGCATTTCGCGCCGACCGAGCGGGATGCGGTCCGCAGGATTTTCGAGTCGGCGCGGAGCAATTCGGTCTCTTACCGCTACTACGTGGACCGCATGGCCGAGGCCGCGGCGGATCGTTCTTTGCTCCAGCAGTTTCTCGGCGTTCTCTGCGAGCTGGCGATGGCCGACGGGAATCTCGATGCGGCGGAGAAGGAGATGCTGCGCTATGCCGAAACCCGCTTCGGCTTCACCGGCTACACCGAGGCGTTTTTCGGCAGGAGCGGCGCCGCCGCTTCCGGCGGCAGCCTGACCGCCTATTACGAGGTGCTCGGCTGCACCGCTTCGGCAACGGATCAGGAGCTCAAGAGCGCATGGCGGAAAAAGTGTGCGGATTTCCACCCCGACAAGATTCAGGCCAAAGGACTTCCGCCCGAATTCATCGAGTTCGCCAAGAACGAGATGCAGCGGATCAACCGCGCTTATGACGAACTCCGGAAGGCGCGCGGCTTCAAATGA
- a CDS encoding nucleoside 2-deoxyribosyltransferase, protein MNIYHAGDLFDFKHLSGNLLLSDAIRKVSRGFYRTVLPQNAEGNQLRNTSIRNGDLELVMSCHLALFNFDGTDLDSGTVVEFMIAKMLDIPCVLLRTDFRNAGDQSVCGDPWNLMCSDYPRSLTVRIHAMNLYHQCGTGSDGLNAYLDEIASQVISGLDRVRAMPSLFHGDQEKAGEVYSWVVRACGNELDKLLTRERIAQIVKEKAELHLLA, encoded by the coding sequence ATGAATATTTATCATGCGGGGGACCTTTTCGACTTTAAACATCTTTCCGGCAATCTGCTGCTGAGCGACGCCATCCGGAAAGTCTCCCGAGGCTTTTACCGGACGGTTCTGCCGCAGAATGCCGAAGGAAATCAGCTTCGCAACACCAGTATCCGGAACGGCGATCTGGAACTGGTCATGAGCTGCCACCTGGCTCTTTTCAATTTTGACGGGACGGATCTCGATTCCGGAACCGTGGTGGAGTTCATGATCGCCAAAATGCTGGATATTCCATGCGTCCTGTTGCGGACTGATTTCCGGAATGCCGGAGATCAGTCCGTCTGCGGTGATCCGTGGAATTTGATGTGTTCGGATTATCCCCGGTCGCTGACGGTGCGGATCCATGCGATGAATCTTTATCATCAATGCGGGACAGGTTCAGATGGTTTGAACGCTTATCTGGACGAGATAGCCTCTCAAGTCATCTCTGGATTGGATCGCGTGCGTGCCATGCCGTCGTTGTTTCACGGTGATCAGGAGAAAGCCGGAGAGGTCTACTCCTGGGTGGTTCGTGCCTGTGGAAACGAGCTGGACAAGCTGTTGACCCGGGAACGGATTGCGCAGATCGTCAAAGAAAAGGCGGAACTCCATTTGCTCGCCTAG
- a CDS encoding replication-associated recombination protein A, with amino-acid sequence MNGMDDDSLFAANVSRPLADRMRPHSLDEIVGQDHLLGEGAPLRRMIDSGRLASFILWGPPGCGKTTLARIMATKTQLHFVALSAVFSGIADLRKAFDEAKKRRVYGEGTLLFIDEIHRFNRAQQDGFLPYVENGTVVLVGATTENPSFELNSALLSRCKVFILNALDAEALGRIVTRAETLLGRPLPVTPEARAGLIELADGDGRYLINLLESVYDLTPAGVTLDAASLLKLVQQRAPVYDKDREGHYNLISAVHKSLRGSDTDAALYWAARMLEGGEDPLYLLRRLTRFAMEDVSLADPQALPMALAAWDAYERLGSPEGDLAIAELVIYLGSAPKSNSAYAAWGKAREAAKAHGSLMPPPHILNAPTKLMEEAGYGKGYVYDHDTADGFSGQNYFPEKMDRRKFYDPPERGFEREIRKRLAYWERLRREKENHSGNQA; translated from the coding sequence ATGAACGGCATGGACGACGACAGCCTTTTCGCGGCGAACGTTTCGCGGCCGCTGGCCGACCGCATGCGTCCGCACTCCCTCGACGAGATCGTCGGGCAGGATCATCTGCTCGGCGAGGGCGCCCCGCTGCGGCGCATGATCGACTCGGGGCGGCTGGCCAGCTTCATCCTCTGGGGGCCGCCGGGGTGCGGCAAAACCACGCTGGCCCGGATCATGGCGACGAAGACGCAGCTCCATTTCGTCGCGCTCTCGGCTGTCTTTTCCGGCATCGCGGATCTTCGCAAGGCGTTCGACGAAGCGAAGAAGAGGCGCGTTTACGGCGAGGGCACGCTGCTTTTCATCGATGAGATCCACCGTTTCAACCGCGCCCAGCAGGACGGGTTCCTGCCGTATGTCGAGAACGGCACGGTCGTACTGGTCGGCGCGACGACGGAGAATCCTTCGTTCGAGCTCAACAGCGCGCTTCTGTCGCGCTGCAAGGTATTCATTTTGAATGCGCTCGATGCGGAGGCGCTCGGCAGGATCGTCACGAGGGCGGAGACGCTGCTCGGCCGCCCGCTGCCGGTCACGCCCGAGGCGCGGGCCGGCCTGATCGAGCTCGCCGACGGCGACGGCAGGTACCTGATCAACCTGCTGGAGAGCGTTTACGACCTCACTCCGGCCGGAGTGACGCTCGACGCGGCTTCGCTGCTGAAGCTGGTCCAGCAGCGCGCCCCGGTCTACGACAAGGACCGCGAGGGGCACTACAACCTGATCAGTGCGGTTCACAAGAGTCTGCGCGGTTCGGATACCGATGCGGCGCTCTACTGGGCGGCGCGGATGCTCGAGGGAGGCGAGGACCCGCTCTACCTGCTGCGGCGGCTGACCCGTTTTGCGATGGAGGACGTGAGCCTGGCCGATCCGCAGGCGCTGCCGATGGCGCTTGCCGCGTGGGACGCCTACGAGCGGCTCGGGTCTCCGGAGGGCGATCTCGCCATTGCGGAGCTGGTCATCTACCTCGGCAGCGCGCCGAAGTCGAACAGCGCCTACGCGGCCTGGGGAAAGGCGCGGGAAGCCGCGAAAGCCCACGGTTCGCTGATGCCGCCGCCGCACATCCTGAATGCGCCGACGAAGCTCATGGAAGAGGCCGGTTACGGAAAAGGGTATGTCTACGACCACGACACCGCGGACGGCTTCTCCGGGCAGAACTATTTCCCGGAGAAAATGGACCGCCGGAAGTTCTACGATCCGCCCGAGCGCGGCTTCGAGCGGGAGATCCGCAAACGCCTCGCCTACTGGGAGCGGCTGCGCCGCGAAAAAGAGAACCATAGCGGAAATCAAGCGTGA
- a CDS encoding DMT family transporter produces MRSSLNKGFFWAAVSVFAWGTLFPVGRLLIGEGRIDPASLGMFRFGIAGAVMLAAGAAVKGVRAMLPPARRDWVELALLGFVGAGLMSLFLFAAQRTIPSINASMLDALSPLLIFLLTVAAGKRFTLLQSAGFLAGFAGCLLVLKVLDGGGFHIDSLAPGDLLILCGALCWALYTIFARGAVVRLGGYRVTVWSMLFGALLLGGIRLGFAGAVLPSEWGGWGLVVYTALVPSALAFLGWNQAQKSISLGLLALTAYAIPLASALFALLLLGETLTLWQLAGAVIVTGAVLTDPEAAAFCRARCRIGKTQQVEL; encoded by the coding sequence ATGCGTTCATCATTGAATAAAGGGTTCTTCTGGGCGGCGGTCAGCGTCTTCGCATGGGGGACGCTGTTTCCGGTCGGGCGGCTGCTGATCGGGGAGGGGAGAATCGACCCCGCCTCGCTCGGCATGTTCCGGTTCGGCATTGCCGGGGCGGTCATGCTGGCCGCCGGCGCCGCTGTGAAGGGCGTCCGGGCGATGCTGCCGCCGGCCCGGCGCGACTGGGTTGAGCTGGCGCTGCTCGGCTTTGTCGGCGCCGGGCTCATGAGCCTCTTCCTGTTCGCCGCCCAGCGCACGATTCCGTCGATCAACGCTTCGATGCTCGACGCGCTCTCTCCGCTGCTGATTTTTCTGCTGACTGTCGCGGCCGGAAAACGCTTCACGCTGCTTCAGTCGGCCGGTTTTCTGGCCGGCTTCGCCGGCTGCCTGCTGGTTCTGAAGGTGCTGGACGGCGGCGGTTTCCATATCGACTCGCTCGCGCCGGGCGACCTGCTGATTCTGTGCGGCGCGCTCTGCTGGGCGCTCTATACGATTTTCGCGCGCGGCGCGGTGGTCCGCCTCGGCGGGTACCGGGTCACGGTTTGGAGCATGCTCTTCGGCGCGCTGCTGCTCGGCGGCATCCGGCTTGGTTTCGCCGGGGCGGTCCTGCCGTCGGAATGGGGCGGCTGGGGGCTGGTCGTCTACACGGCGCTGGTGCCGTCGGCGCTTGCTTTTCTCGGCTGGAACCAGGCGCAGAAATCGATTTCGCTCGGGCTTCTGGCGCTGACCGCCTATGCGATTCCGCTCGCCTCGGCACTGTTTGCGCTGCTGCTGCTCGGCGAGACGCTGACACTCTGGCAGCTGGCCGGGGCGGTGATTGTGACCGGCGCCGTGCTGACCGACCCGGAAGCGGCCGCCTTCTGCCGCGCCCGGTGCCGGATCGGGAAAACGCAACAGGTGGAATTATGA